In Sphingobacterium thalpophilum, a genomic segment contains:
- a CDS encoding response regulator, producing MTPETKRTIILIDDNTILRTIFGHMLQGFTDYEIDFHSFKNALDALDYLENNDISQSLMPPILFVDINMPFMTGWELMDVLENRTDFIKQTKIFIVSSSTSKNDQEQLANYPFISGFILKPFGKESIYEILKKTD from the coding sequence ATGACTCCTGAAACTAAAAGAACGATCATTCTCATTGATGATAATACCATTTTACGTACTATTTTCGGCCATATGCTACAGGGATTTACCGACTATGAAATTGACTTTCATTCTTTCAAAAATGCACTGGATGCATTGGATTATTTGGAGAACAATGACATCAGCCAGTCGTTGATGCCACCCATACTCTTTGTGGATATCAATATGCCATTTATGACTGGTTGGGAGTTAATGGATGTACTTGAAAACCGGACCGATTTCATCAAGCAAACCAAGATTTTTATCGTCAGTTCCTCCACGAGCAAAAACGATCAGGAGCAACTGGCTAATTATCCTTTTATAAGCGGTTTCATTCTGAAACCTTTTGGAAAAGAATCCATTTATGAGATTTTGAAAAAAACCGATTAA
- a CDS encoding PAS domain S-box protein, whose translation MHLQRDSLSVLSDQTVNTRLEGLITTTDDGTILLFNKRAQELLDLESTATTNKLHDLITFYSADDLSELSPTETPFFSALSKNQNQNEIILGRKKDQEFRWYQFNVHLTIEDNKKGLSISFIDVSKLVNKNRVLEDKQHQLQLLVASLNDLVFEVTDTGVFKNYWTNNPDLLFYTPEEFLNKSLTELFPPDLAVPALQLIQSSLKLDRELKMDFQSNLKEHKDKWYRLQIKPIHRALNRVALVISDITKQVESNEKSKFNEHKFNQAFYLSGLGISLTSLEGYCIESNNMLTKILGYSHEEMSTTKFTDRTHPDDIDKDVELREKLVRGEIEAFTLQKRYLHKLGHFVWCSVTVAAVFDNANTAQFLIVQVQDISESKKNIEILKRQKIESDLVKIDLETKIRQLEEFANILAHDLKGPLSNIQMLIDEIKVTDDEKIKADFMNLLDISSDNLTETLHDLGGILDIKSNNSLIYEQCNFLDVFKKVQQQFLEEIQQKNATISIEFNVKDIYYPNIYLESILSNLLSNALRFTAKDRAPRIEIHTHLEQEGTLLTVKDNGLGINLPKYKSELFMFKKVFHRGFETKGVGLFLIRYQIESLGGKIDVQSKIDSGSTFYVKFLEKAYKDPLIQL comes from the coding sequence ATGCATCTGCAACGGGACTCTTTATCTGTGCTTTCTGACCAAACTGTAAATACAAGGTTGGAGGGATTAATCACGACCACCGATGATGGCACTATTCTACTGTTTAACAAACGCGCACAAGAGCTTTTAGACCTCGAAAGTACGGCAACCACCAACAAACTACATGATTTAATTACATTTTACTCAGCAGATGATCTTTCGGAACTATCGCCTACAGAAACGCCATTTTTTAGTGCTCTTTCCAAAAACCAAAACCAAAATGAAATTATCCTAGGAAGAAAAAAGGATCAAGAGTTTAGATGGTATCAATTCAATGTTCATCTTACTATAGAAGACAATAAAAAAGGTCTTTCAATCTCATTTATTGATGTATCGAAATTGGTCAATAAAAATCGTGTCCTAGAAGATAAACAACACCAACTTCAATTGCTTGTTGCCTCATTGAATGATCTTGTATTCGAAGTAACCGATACTGGAGTATTTAAAAACTACTGGACCAACAATCCGGATCTATTGTTCTATACGCCAGAAGAATTTCTAAATAAGAGCCTCACGGAGCTTTTCCCACCTGATCTTGCAGTGCCCGCTCTTCAATTAATACAAAGTTCATTAAAATTGGACCGCGAACTTAAGATGGATTTTCAATCCAATTTAAAAGAGCACAAAGACAAATGGTACCGTTTACAGATAAAACCTATACATAGGGCGCTGAACCGGGTAGCCCTGGTTATTTCCGACATTACAAAACAAGTCGAGTCCAATGAAAAGAGTAAATTCAATGAACACAAATTTAATCAAGCATTTTATTTATCTGGTCTGGGAATCTCTTTGACAAGCCTCGAAGGTTACTGCATAGAATCCAATAACATGTTAACCAAAATTCTTGGTTATTCTCATGAAGAAATGTCGACAACCAAGTTTACTGATCGAACACACCCAGACGATATAGATAAAGATGTTGAACTTAGAGAAAAACTTGTCAGGGGCGAAATTGAAGCATTTACGCTTCAAAAACGCTATTTACATAAATTAGGACATTTTGTATGGTGTTCTGTAACGGTTGCGGCAGTTTTTGATAATGCCAATACCGCACAATTTCTGATCGTCCAGGTGCAGGATATTTCCGAATCAAAAAAGAATATAGAAATTCTAAAGAGGCAAAAGATTGAATCGGATCTAGTCAAAATAGATCTTGAAACCAAAATACGACAACTGGAAGAATTTGCTAACATCCTCGCTCATGATCTAAAGGGCCCACTCAGTAATATACAGATGCTTATTGACGAAATCAAGGTAACGGATGACGAAAAAATAAAAGCAGATTTTATGAACCTTCTGGATATTAGCAGTGACAACCTGACTGAAACATTACATGATTTGGGGGGTATACTTGATATCAAATCAAACAATTCACTGATTTACGAGCAATGTAATTTTCTCGATGTATTCAAAAAAGTGCAACAGCAATTTCTGGAAGAAATACAGCAAAAAAATGCGACTATTTCCATCGAATTCAATGTAAAAGATATTTATTATCCTAATATTTACCTGGAAAGTATCTTAAGCAATCTCCTGAGTAATGCACTCCGATTTACGGCAAAAGATAGAGCCCCTAGGATCGAAATACATACGCATCTGGAACAAGAAGGAACCTTATTAACGGTTAAAGACAACGGGCTGGGTATTAACCTACCAAAATACAAATCTGAGCTGTTTATGTTCAAAAAGGTTTTTCACCGTGGATTTGAGACTAAAGGTGTCGGATTGTTTCTCATAAGATATCAGATCGAATCATTGGGCGGAAAGATCGATGTACAAAGTAAAATCGATTCGGGTAGTACCTTTTATGTCAAATTTTTAGAAAAAGCATATAAAGATCCGCTGATACAACTATAA
- a CDS encoding alpha-L-fucosidase, translated as MIPSIKRLLILSLLLFSISAKLFAQTSEKASWFKDARFGMFIHWGLYSAAEGMWKGEPLRYMNNYAEWLRYRNRVSKEEYGTLAKRFDWSKIDPEQWVLLAKEAGMKYIIITAKHHDGVALWDTKVGHYSLPQLSGSNRDVIKDIAVACRKHGMKLGFYYSHWIDWEHPYGWNHQQELSGHVTDAQYNQYWQEKVIPQLRELMTNYGDIALIWFDMWIPYQKSIIKKEQLLQVVKLIRELQPNCLINSRLGLPTDAENVDFETLGDNQFASNYINHPWETPGTIAHSWGYNGQENEWKSTSQIFQSLISNVSLNGGFTLNIGPRANGTVPYESVSRLHEVGNWLNTYGEGIYGSTGLDLKNNQFDWGYLTTKKEGQKTVVYAHVFNWPLDHTLRITGIKSTPEQVSLMNGSVSTALKFDQSLSLIHIQLPDAQPDHYVSEVKLTFNSPLELDKNTIPESTFGGFSLKSTNSLNQGLKIVRYNGKNPTHAILTGDTKIDWEVTIPEAGVYSLDFSAHNPNKQNSVFEVSTANQRLQGSFAPTNKMVVEPNENNYTAEFVENRIGKFKFDKPGKYIVTFKSKELQPLWFNWIWLEKMKN; from the coding sequence ATGATACCATCAATCAAGCGACTACTGATTCTGTCATTATTGCTATTCAGTATTTCAGCCAAACTATTTGCACAAACTTCTGAAAAAGCCTCATGGTTTAAAGATGCCCGCTTTGGCATGTTCATTCATTGGGGGCTGTACAGTGCAGCTGAAGGCATGTGGAAGGGCGAACCTTTGCGTTATATGAATAACTATGCCGAGTGGTTAAGATATCGCAACCGCGTCTCCAAAGAAGAATACGGTACCTTGGCAAAACGTTTCGACTGGAGTAAAATAGATCCTGAGCAATGGGTTCTTCTAGCAAAAGAAGCTGGGATGAAATACATTATCATCACCGCCAAACATCACGATGGTGTTGCTCTTTGGGACACAAAAGTTGGTCATTATAGCCTTCCCCAATTGAGTGGTTCCAATCGGGATGTCATCAAAGATATTGCAGTAGCCTGTAGAAAGCACGGCATGAAATTGGGTTTTTATTATTCACATTGGATTGACTGGGAACATCCATACGGCTGGAACCATCAACAGGAGCTGTCGGGACATGTTACCGATGCCCAATACAATCAATATTGGCAAGAAAAAGTCATCCCTCAACTGCGCGAACTGATGACCAATTATGGCGACATTGCCTTGATATGGTTCGACATGTGGATCCCTTATCAAAAATCTATTATTAAAAAAGAACAATTACTTCAAGTTGTCAAACTTATCCGTGAACTACAACCTAATTGCTTGATTAATTCACGTCTAGGTCTTCCTACGGATGCAGAGAATGTGGATTTCGAGACATTAGGTGACAACCAATTTGCTAGCAATTATATTAACCATCCCTGGGAAACCCCTGGGACGATTGCCCATTCTTGGGGATACAATGGCCAGGAAAATGAATGGAAATCAACCAGTCAAATTTTCCAGTCCTTAATCTCCAATGTAAGTCTCAACGGCGGGTTCACCTTAAATATCGGACCACGTGCCAATGGAACAGTGCCCTACGAAAGTGTCAGTCGTCTGCACGAAGTCGGAAATTGGCTAAACACATACGGAGAGGGCATCTACGGCAGCACCGGCCTTGATCTAAAAAACAACCAGTTCGATTGGGGTTACCTGACAACTAAAAAGGAAGGGCAAAAAACAGTCGTGTATGCACACGTCTTTAATTGGCCCTTAGACCATACACTTCGGATTACAGGAATCAAATCGACCCCAGAACAGGTTTCACTGATGAACGGAAGTGTATCTACGGCGCTAAAATTTGATCAAAGTCTCAGTCTAATCCATATCCAATTACCTGACGCGCAACCTGATCATTATGTTTCAGAAGTTAAATTGACTTTTAACAGCCCGCTAGAATTGGACAAAAATACAATCCCGGAATCAACCTTTGGTGGCTTTTCGTTGAAATCAACCAATAGCCTCAACCAAGGACTCAAAATTGTACGCTATAACGGCAAAAATCCAACGCATGCGATCCTGACGGGTGATACGAAGATCGATTGGGAGGTAACCATCCCTGAAGCAGGCGTCTACTCACTCGATTTTTCAGCACATAATCCCAATAAACAAAACAGTGTTTTTGAAGTCAGTACTGCCAATCAGCGGTTGCAAGGAAGTTTTGCTCCTACAAACAAAATGGTGGTCGAGCCCAATGAAAACAACTACACAGCAGAATTTGTCGAAAACCGCATCGGCAAATTTAAATTCGATAAGCCCGGAAAATATATCGTAACCTTTAAAAGTAAAGAACTACAGCCACTTTGGTTTAACTGGATTTGGCTCGAAAAAATGAAGAATTAA